In one window of Mercurialis annua linkage group LG4, ddMerAnnu1.2, whole genome shotgun sequence DNA:
- the LOC126678004 gene encoding RNA demethylase ALKBH9B — MSDPIRVRKDDPFLLQYPPSDLRIASEFLTTWLPFLSRDLCQHCSQILANRIRSLDNEFDADKSLMPVTPNNVDSHGYCCDDNCDNNSTASYKDGDGDGEGEADDTNSLGSWKDGANGWSESVSEPSTSGILGAAPSVQSPNQRVSWADMAQEDELEEEEDGEEEQRGLNKNAVNLNASSGDMKMSKVEKPKLSREQREAIRFKSVKRKKDFICLERVKGKFVNVLEGLELHTGVFSAVEQNRIVNYVYELEEKGKRGELKERTFTAPQKWMRGKGRVTIQFGCCYNYATDKIGNPPGILQNETVDPIPDLFKVIIRRLVKWHVLPPTCVPDSCIVNIYDEGDCIPPHIDNHDFLRPFCTVSFVSECNILFGTNLKILGAGEFDGSIAVPLPVGSVLVINGNAADVSKHCVPSVPMKRISITFRKMDETKRPNNFVPEPDLQGIEPLPYESDKTKRLNSPKSDPQRRRQSIEREGVEARGLRENGSQSERRYSSWNKRGSANKQRIR, encoded by the exons ATGAGCGATCCGATTCGAGTCCGAAAGGACGATCCTTTCCTTCTTCAATATCCGCCATCTGATCTTCGAATTGCATCGGAGTTTCTCACCACATGGCTCCCTTTCCTCTCCAGAGATCTCTGTCAGCACTGCTCTCAAATTCTCGCCAATCGCATCCGCTCCCTCGACAATG AATTTGATGCTGATAAAAGTTTAATGCCTGTCACTCCGAATAATGTTGATTCACATGGGTATTGTTGTGATGATAATTGTGATAATAATTCAACTGCAAGTTATAAAGATGGTGATGGAGATGGTGAGGGCGAAGCGGACGATACAAATTCATTGGGTAGTTGGAAAGATGGAGCTAACGGGTGGTCTGAGTCTGTTTCGGAACCTTCTACAAGTGGAATACTTGGTGCAGCCCCTTCAGTTCAAAGTCCTAACCAACGAGTGTCTTGGGCGGACATGGCTCAGGAAGATGAACTTGAGGAGGAAGAGGATGGAGAGGAGGAACAGCGAGGGTTGAATAAGAATGCGGTAAATCTAAATGCTTCATCTGGGGATATGAAAATGTCGAAAGTCGAGAAGCCCAAGTTGTCGAGAGAACAAAGAGAGGCAATAAGGTTTAAGAGTGTGAAGCGTAAGAAGGATTTTATTTGCTTGGAGAGGGTTAAAGGGAAGTTTGTTAATGTCCTCGAGGGACTTGAACTTCACACGGGTGTTTTCAGTGCCGTGGAGCAGAATAGGATAGTGAATTATGTTTATGAACTTGAGGAGAAGGGGAAAAGAGGCGAACTTAAAG AAAGAACGTTTACAGCCCCGCAAAAGTGGATGAGAGGCAAAGGACGTGTAACTATTCAGTTTGGCTGTTGTTACAACTATGCAACA GATAAAATTGGTAACCCTCCCGGCATTCTCCAGAATGAAACTGTAGATCCTATTCCCGACCTTTTCAAAGTGATTATTAGACGGCTGGTCAAATGGCACGTTCTCCCTCCAACCTGTGTACCGGATAGTTGCATTGTTAATATATACGACGAAGGAGACTGCATACCTCCTCATATTGACAATCATGATTTTCTTAGACCTTTCTGCACAGTTTCCTTTGTTAGTGAGTGCAATATACTATTTGGTACTAACTTGAAGATTTTGGGTGCCGGTGAGTTTGACGGATCAATTGCAGTCCCCTTGCCTGTTGG ATCTGTACTTGTCATAAATGGGAATGCAGCTGACGTGTCTAAGCACTGTGTGCCATCAGTTCCTATGAAGAG GATATCCATTACATTTAGAAAAATGGACGAAACAAAACGGCCTAATAACTTTGTTCCAGAACCTGATTTACAAGGGATTGAACCATTACCATATGAATCAGACAAAACAAAGAGGTTAAATTCTCCCAAGTCAGACCCTCAAAGAAGAAGGCAGTCGATTGAACGGGAGGGCGTGGAAGCAAGAGGATTGAGAGAGAATGGTTCCCAATCAGAACGTCGCTACTCGAGTTGGAATAAAAGAGGATCCGCCAATAAGCAGAGAATAAGGTGA
- the LOC126677709 gene encoding uncharacterized protein LOC126677709: MDTKVLQFLTSKSLPSNIHIHTNPSTIKTPPQTQIFKLHRRRFPRLNSTNGIEGSEDTPQPAPPTIRPPETGEIRFRRRSKKRNKQQSGEGGVSSGQSAKAAQPPKKWEDMSLTEKAIEVYVGEKGLLFWLNKFAYASIFIVIGGWILFRFVGPSFNLYQLDTSPLPPTSIFKGS; encoded by the coding sequence atggaTACCAAAGTTCTTCAATTTCTTACTTCTAAATCACTCCCATCAAACATTCATATCCACACAAATCCTTCAACCATAAAGACACCACCACAGACTCAGATCTTCAAACTTCACCGGAGGCGATTTCCGAGATTAAATTCTACCAATGGCATTGAAGGCAGTGAAGACACTCCACAGCCAGCTCCACCGACTATTAGACCACCTGAGACGGGGGAGATAAGATTCAGACGACGCTCGAAGAAGAGGAACAAACAGCAGAGCGGCGAAGGTGGTGTTAGCAGCGGACAATCAGCGAAAGCAGCACAACCTCCAAAGAAGTGGGAAGATATGAGTCTTACAGAGAAGGCAATTGAGGTTTACGTGGGAGAAAAGGGTTTGCTTTTTTGGCTTAATAAGTTTGCTTATGCTTCTATTTTCATTGTGATTGGAGGTTGGATATTGTTCCGATTCGTCGGCCCGTCTTTTAATCTTTACCAGTTGGATACTTCTCCTCTACCACCTACCTCCATCTTCAAGGGATCATGA